In the Nicotiana tabacum cultivar K326 chromosome 16, ASM71507v2, whole genome shotgun sequence genome, one interval contains:
- the LOC142170356 gene encoding WAT1-related protein At1g60050-like: protein MRIGFLVAAASFALTIWSIIQAGSSKKHPQVMNITCLYTLFGTIQSAVFALLMEKNLSAWRLKLNFELLVIVLTAMFGSLIRSSVQMWCMRLKGPSYALFFKPVGVPVASTCRCVLFAATFSFVTVDFSDGRENRKYGNPNGWGDDQFIEVII from the exons ATGAGAATTGGGTTCTTGGTTGCTGCTGCTTCATTTGCTCTTACCATATGGAGCATTATTCAG GCGGGAAGTAGCAAGAAGCACCCACAGGTGATGAATATAACGTGTCTTTACACCTTGTTTGGGACGATCCAATCTGCAGTATTTGCTTTACTTATGGAAAAGAATCTCAGTGCGTGGAGGCTTAAGCTTAACTTTGAACTTCTTGTCATTGTTCTAACT GCAATGTTTGGAAGTTTAATACGTAGCAGTGTCCAAATGTGGTGCATGCGATTGAAAGGGCCATCTTATGCCCTCTTTTTTAAGCCTGTGGGAGTTCCAGTTGCCAGCACCTGCCGTTGTGTTCTCTTTGCTGCTACTTTCT CTTTCGTTACCGTCGACTTTAGTGATGGAAGAGAGAATAGAAAATACGGTAACCCTAATGGGTGGGGAGATGATCAATTTATAGAGGTTATTATTTAA
- the LOC107827436 gene encoding uncharacterized protein LOC107827436 yields MAYDSAIPFHSLASSVTVFNGLNFSKWLEQVQFHLGVMDLNLALLNDKPAAITNSSSADEKSFHKAWEHSSMLSIMFMRMNIASNIKSTIPQTESAREYLKFVAEHFRSADKSLVGILVAELTTMKFDGSRSMQNHIIEMTNIAARLQTLGMKVDDFFLV; encoded by the exons ATGGCTTatgattcag CTATTCCTTTTCATTCGCTTGCTTCATCTGTTACTGTGTTCAACGGATTGAACTTCTCTAAATGGCTTGAACAAGTCCAGTTCCACTTAGGTGTGATGGATCTTAACTTGGCTCTGCTGAATGATAAGCCCGCTGCCATTACTAATTCGAGCAGTGCGGATGAGAAGTCTTTCCATAAAGCGTGGGAACACTCTAGCATGCTAAGCATTATGTTTATGCGAATGAATATTGCCAGCAATATTAAGAGTACTATTCCACAAACAGAAAGTGCCAGGGAATACCTGAAGTTTGTGGCAGAACATTTTCGTTCTGCAGATAAGTCTCTTGTTGGTATACTAGTGGCTGAACTCACGACCATGAAGTTTGATGGGTCGCGTAGTATGCAAAACCATATCATCGAGATGACTAATATTGCAGCAAGACTTCAAACCTTGGGGATGAAAGTGGATGACTTCTTCCTGGTTTAG